From one Tsukamurella tyrosinosolvens genomic stretch:
- a CDS encoding ACP S-malonyltransferase: MIALLAPGQGSQKPGMLTAWLDQPSAVERLRAWSEIADLDLVRLGTIAEADEITDTAVTQPLVVAAALLAFEQMGVQPSDTVVAGHSVGELAAAAVAGVITADDAVRLAAIRGRAMAAACALVPTSMTAVLGGDEADVLATLESFDLIPANMNASGQIVAAGTVENLQKLADNAPEKARLRPLAVAGAFHTEFMAPAQEAVAAAAQTITPRDPQLTLLSNRDGKPVTSGAEALAAIVAQVTRPVRWDLCTATMREAEVSMVVELPPAGALVGIAKRELKGVPQVAVKTPADLTELLAPAQ; this comes from the coding sequence GTGATTGCACTGCTCGCACCCGGACAGGGTTCCCAGAAGCCCGGCATGCTGACCGCATGGCTCGATCAGCCTTCTGCCGTGGAGCGCCTGCGCGCTTGGTCCGAGATCGCCGATCTCGACCTGGTCCGCCTCGGCACCATCGCCGAGGCCGACGAGATCACGGACACCGCCGTGACGCAGCCCCTCGTGGTGGCCGCCGCTCTGCTCGCCTTCGAGCAGATGGGCGTCCAGCCGTCGGACACGGTCGTCGCCGGCCACTCCGTCGGTGAGCTGGCCGCCGCCGCCGTCGCCGGTGTCATCACCGCCGACGACGCCGTGCGCCTGGCCGCCATCCGCGGTCGCGCCATGGCCGCGGCCTGCGCGCTGGTCCCCACCTCGATGACCGCCGTCCTCGGCGGCGACGAGGCGGACGTGCTCGCCACGCTCGAGTCCTTCGACCTGATCCCGGCCAACATGAACGCCTCCGGGCAGATCGTGGCCGCCGGCACCGTCGAGAACCTGCAGAAGCTGGCCGACAACGCCCCCGAGAAGGCGCGCCTGCGCCCGCTCGCCGTGGCCGGCGCCTTCCACACCGAGTTCATGGCCCCCGCGCAGGAGGCCGTCGCGGCCGCCGCGCAGACCATCACCCCGCGCGACCCGCAGCTGACGCTGCTGTCGAACCGCGACGGCAAGCCCGTCACCTCCGGCGCCGAGGCCCTCGCGGCCATCGTCGCGCAGGTGACCCGGCCCGTCCGCTGGGACCTGTGCACCGCCACGATGCGCGAGGCCGAGGTCTCCATGGTCGTGGAGCTGCCCCCGGCCGGCGCCCTCGTGGGTATCGCCAAGCGCGAGCTCAAGGGTGTGCCCCAGGTGGCCGTCAAGACCCCGGCCGATCTGACCGAGCTGCTCGCCCCCGCGCAGTAG
- the acpM gene encoding meromycolate extension acyl carrier protein AcpM, protein MATSQDEIVAAIAEIIEEVTGIEPSEVTLDKAFIDDLDIDSLSMVEIAVQLEDKYGVKVPDEDLAGLKTVGDAVAYIQKLEAENTELAAELKGKYEAEKGK, encoded by the coding sequence GTGGCCACCAGCCAGGACGAAATCGTCGCCGCCATCGCCGAGATCATCGAAGAGGTCACCGGCATCGAGCCTTCCGAGGTCACCCTGGACAAGGCGTTCATCGACGACCTGGACATCGACTCGCTGTCGATGGTCGAGATCGCCGTGCAGCTCGAGGACAAGTACGGCGTCAAGGTGCCGGACGAGGACCTCGCGGGCCTGAAGACCGTCGGCGACGCCGTTGCGTACATCCAGAAGCTCGAGGCCGAGAACACCGAGCTCGCCGCTGAGCTCAAGGGCAAGTACGAGGCCGAGAAGGGCAAGTAA